A DNA window from Streptomyces sp. 71268 contains the following coding sequences:
- a CDS encoding NAD(P)H-binding protein, with the protein MTEHDTAPATPATGASGTTLVTGATGNTGGRVVGRLVSLGRPVTAASRGATAPAGARGARFDWYDPATHDEALRGADRVYVVPPVGDPDPAPVVLPFLRRARAAGVRRVVLLSSSAIRAGDPGVGQVHAALDDLFETWSVLRPSWFMQNFTGQHPHADSVRGDGVLTTATGTGRVGFVDAEDIAEVAVHALTDDPPPTGDLVITGPEALSYDEVAALLSAVTGRPVSHAPVGFADLRDRLAAGLPMEYAAFLAGLDRAIAEGAEEYVTDTVLRLTGRPPHTLREHAVAHLGQRPAPATRPDRTP; encoded by the coding sequence GTGACCGAGCACGACACCGCACCGGCCACCCCAGCCACAGGGGCCAGTGGAACCACCCTGGTCACCGGGGCCACGGGCAACACCGGCGGGCGCGTCGTTGGCCGGCTCGTCTCGCTCGGGCGGCCCGTCACCGCGGCGAGCCGTGGCGCCACCGCGCCGGCGGGCGCCCGAGGCGCGCGCTTCGACTGGTACGACCCCGCCACCCACGACGAGGCCCTGCGCGGCGCGGACCGGGTGTACGTCGTCCCGCCGGTCGGCGACCCCGACCCGGCGCCGGTGGTACTGCCGTTCCTGCGCCGGGCGCGCGCGGCCGGCGTGCGCCGCGTCGTACTCCTCAGCTCGTCCGCGATCCGGGCCGGCGACCCGGGCGTGGGGCAGGTGCACGCCGCGCTCGACGACCTCTTCGAGACCTGGTCCGTGCTGCGGCCGTCGTGGTTCATGCAGAACTTCACCGGCCAGCACCCACACGCCGACAGCGTCCGCGGCGACGGCGTGCTCACCACCGCCACCGGCACCGGCCGCGTCGGCTTCGTGGACGCCGAGGACATCGCCGAGGTCGCCGTGCACGCGCTGACCGACGACCCGCCACCCACCGGCGACCTGGTCATCACCGGTCCCGAGGCGCTGAGTTACGACGAGGTCGCCGCCCTGCTCAGCGCGGTGACGGGCCGCCCCGTCAGCCACGCCCCGGTCGGCTTCGCCGACCTACGCGACCGGTTGGCGGCCGGGCTGCCGATGGAGTACGCCGCGTTCCTGGCCGGCCTCGACCGCGCCATCGCCGAGGGCGCCGAGGAGTACGTCACCGACACCGTGCTGCGCCTCACGGGCCGCCCGCCCCACACCCTCCGCGAGCACGCCGTCGCCCACTTGGGCCAGCGCCCCGCGCCGGCCACGCGCCCCGACCGCACGCCCTGA
- a CDS encoding nuclear transport factor 2 family protein, with amino-acid sequence MTDPTAPADLFRHGLRLLLAKDIDGWVALSDEQVRVEFPYAPPGYPRRLTGRAELAAYLRDYPDHIDLREVAHLEIHETTDPTTIVAEWRGTGRVVATGAPYDMTYVVVATVRDGRFTHYRDYWNPLAIPDSMAAERTTARSAP; translated from the coding sequence ATGACCGACCCCACGGCACCGGCGGACCTCTTCCGCCACGGGCTGCGCCTGCTGCTCGCCAAGGACATCGACGGCTGGGTGGCGCTGAGCGACGAGCAGGTGCGCGTCGAGTTCCCGTACGCCCCGCCCGGCTACCCGCGGCGGCTGACGGGCCGCGCCGAACTCGCCGCGTACCTGCGGGACTACCCCGACCACATCGACCTGCGCGAGGTCGCCCACCTGGAGATCCACGAGACCACCGACCCGACGACCATCGTCGCCGAGTGGCGCGGCACCGGCCGCGTCGTCGCGACCGGCGCGCCCTACGACATGACGTACGTGGTGGTCGCCACCGTCCGCGACGGGCGCTTCACCCACTACCGCGACTACTGGAACCCGCTCGCCATCCCGGACTCGATGGCCGCCGAGCGGACCACCGCGAGGAGCGCGCCGTGA
- a CDS encoding TetR/AcrR family transcriptional regulator, giving the protein MTVRRERADAVRNREAVLAAADALFARSERPRGISMDDVAAAAGVGKGTLFRRFGDRAGLIRALVEARIEPLRQAVEAGPPPLGPGGAPRERALALLDAVLEFKLANRHLTLALEDAGGASPYQAGHYVGWHATLRDVLRELPDVPDADYAAHVLLAATRADLVEHLVTVEGLAGEEVRRRLAGFAAVVLG; this is encoded by the coding sequence GTGACCGTACGGAGGGAGCGCGCGGACGCCGTGCGCAACCGCGAGGCCGTGTTGGCCGCGGCCGACGCGCTGTTCGCCCGCAGCGAGCGCCCGCGCGGCATCTCGATGGACGACGTGGCGGCGGCGGCCGGGGTCGGCAAGGGGACCCTCTTCCGGCGGTTCGGGGATCGGGCAGGGCTGATCCGCGCCCTGGTCGAGGCCCGGATCGAGCCGCTGCGACAGGCCGTGGAGGCCGGGCCGCCGCCGCTCGGCCCGGGGGGCGCGCCCCGGGAACGGGCCCTGGCGCTGCTCGACGCCGTGCTGGAGTTCAAGCTCGCCAACCGGCACCTGACGCTGGCCCTGGAGGACGCGGGTGGCGCCAGCCCGTACCAGGCCGGGCACTACGTCGGGTGGCACGCGACCCTCCGCGACGTGCTGCGGGAGCTGCCCGACGTGCCCGACGCCGACTACGCCGCCCACGTCCTGCTGGCCGCGACCCGGGCCGACCTCGTGGAACACCTGGTGACGGTCGAGGGGTTGGCGGGGGAGGAGGTGCGGCGGCGACTGGCGGGGTTCGCGGCGGTGGTGCTCGGCTAG
- a CDS encoding AfsR/SARP family transcriptional regulator: MKDGALPDAGTPDTEPTALRIGVLGPMEVRERGENRTPSAPMARRALAVLLIHANRLVTTSALIEELWEDEPPRLARKTVQTYVYQLRRALQSASGPSNRLETCPNGYRINLLVDELDLWEFERRVTQARRALGKGDALNVVATLRSALALWRGDPFAGLEAGPVLAARITQISEARISALELRIEAELQLGRHRSLLGELRQLTAAHPVHEEFTAQLMRAAYRADQRSMALDAFTRLRRNLVEDLGIDPSERLQKLQWDVLNETLEPDQPAARAEPVALTTPATVPTRPEPAPLAPAGAAPAAALAAHPAAGHRPPAQLPVDTADFTGRRAELARLEELAQPAAGARSAPRIVTVLGGAGAGKTALAVHAAHRLRELFPDGQLYARLHDDDDRPVRPACVLRALLRDLGHPVVDLPDDTEELGRIFRNWSAERRLLVLLDDATSADQVAPLLPGGPGSTVLVTSRVRLPGLPGAATVELGPMETDEAAELFASLAGRHRVGADSAVARQVVRLTGNLPLAVRAAGEKLAARPMWSVTDLAARLAEEDHRIAQLRTGSFDVLARLASACARLDQTAYEALTLLSAAGGEPFTIARAATLLGVDAWSAEMLVGQLLDHCVAEMWHEGPDAVPLFRIPVLTRLSVPVHAPATAALHVLPGARERAVPAAAGTSA; this comes from the coding sequence ATGAAGGACGGCGCGTTGCCCGATGCGGGCACACCCGATACCGAGCCGACGGCCCTGCGCATCGGGGTGCTCGGACCGATGGAGGTCAGAGAGCGGGGCGAGAACCGCACGCCGTCGGCGCCCATGGCCCGGCGCGCCCTGGCCGTACTGCTCATCCACGCCAACCGGCTGGTCACCACCTCCGCGCTGATCGAGGAGTTGTGGGAGGACGAGCCGCCACGGCTCGCCCGCAAGACCGTACAGACCTACGTCTACCAGCTCCGCCGGGCGCTGCAGAGCGCGTCGGGCCCCAGCAACCGGCTGGAGACGTGCCCCAACGGCTACCGGATCAACCTGCTGGTGGACGAGCTGGACCTGTGGGAGTTCGAGCGCCGGGTCACCCAGGCGCGGCGCGCCCTCGGCAAGGGGGACGCGCTGAACGTGGTGGCCACGCTGCGCTCCGCGCTGGCCCTGTGGCGCGGCGACCCGTTCGCCGGGCTTGAGGCGGGGCCGGTGCTCGCGGCCCGGATCACGCAGATCTCCGAGGCCCGGATCAGCGCCCTCGAACTGCGCATCGAGGCCGAGCTGCAACTCGGCCGGCACCGCAGCCTGCTCGGCGAGCTGCGGCAACTCACCGCGGCGCACCCGGTGCACGAGGAGTTCACGGCGCAGCTCATGCGCGCCGCCTACCGGGCCGACCAGCGCAGCATGGCGCTCGACGCGTTCACCCGGCTGCGCCGCAACCTCGTCGAGGACCTCGGCATCGACCCGTCGGAGCGGTTGCAGAAGCTCCAGTGGGACGTGCTCAACGAGACCCTCGAACCCGACCAGCCCGCGGCGCGCGCCGAACCGGTCGCCCTGACCACGCCCGCCACCGTCCCCACGCGGCCCGAGCCGGCCCCGCTGGCGCCAGCCGGGGCCGCGCCCGCCGCCGCCCTCGCGGCCCATCCGGCGGCCGGTCACCGCCCGCCGGCACAACTTCCGGTGGACACGGCCGACTTCACCGGCCGCCGGGCCGAGTTGGCGCGCCTGGAGGAGCTGGCGCAGCCGGCCGCCGGCGCGCGGTCCGCGCCCCGCATCGTCACCGTGCTCGGCGGCGCGGGCGCCGGCAAGACCGCGCTGGCCGTGCACGCCGCGCACCGGCTGCGCGAACTCTTCCCCGACGGGCAGCTGTACGCGCGGCTGCACGACGACGACGACCGCCCGGTGCGCCCGGCGTGCGTGCTGCGCGCGCTCCTGCGCGACCTCGGACACCCGGTGGTCGACCTGCCCGACGACACGGAGGAGTTGGGGCGCATCTTCCGCAACTGGAGCGCGGAGCGACGGCTGCTGGTCCTGCTCGACGACGCCACGTCGGCCGACCAGGTGGCGCCGCTGCTGCCGGGCGGCCCGGGCAGCACGGTGCTGGTCACCTCCCGCGTGCGGCTGCCGGGGCTGCCGGGCGCGGCCACTGTGGAGCTGGGCCCGATGGAGACCGACGAGGCGGCCGAGCTGTTCGCCTCGCTGGCCGGCCGCCACCGGGTCGGCGCGGACTCGGCGGTGGCCCGCCAGGTGGTGCGGCTGACCGGCAACCTGCCGCTCGCGGTGCGCGCCGCGGGCGAGAAGCTGGCGGCGCGGCCCATGTGGTCGGTCACCGACCTCGCCGCGCGGCTGGCCGAGGAGGACCACCGCATCGCCCAGTTGCGCACCGGTTCGTTCGATGTCCTGGCCCGCCTTGCCAGCGCTTGCGCGCGCCTTGACCAGACCGCGTACGAGGCGCTGACGCTGCTGTCGGCCGCCGGCGGCGAGCCGTTCACCATCGCGCGCGCCGCGACGCTGCTCGGCGTGGACGCCTGGAGTGCGGAGATGCTGGTCGGACAGCTTCTCGACCACTGCGTCGCGGAGATGTGGCACGAGGGCCCGGACGCCGTGCCACTGTTCCGTATCCCCGTGTTGACCCGGCTGTCCGTGCCCGTACACGCGCCGGCGACCGCCGCGTTGCACGTACTGCCCGGAGCGCGCGAGCGAGCCGTGCCGGCAGCGGCGGGCACCTCGGCGTAA
- a CDS encoding alpha/beta hydrolase, which produces MADLEFGQLDVRYADHETLVLDGGVELSYEVRGEGPAVVMLNNFAMVSPFWHGFTTQLEGDFQLINYDLRNQGNSKPGPEKVRFVDHVEDLKALLDHLKVDKTYLIGTSISTLIVRDFALRYPERVAGLVLVGPAFSPNGGLRRELVTRSWVASLDSGGIPQFFNHLYAMSFCDQTINGGGLPAYLALRDSFASLFTAEGIKENFLASLELDDNPELLSRIAAPTLLILGDGDFSWSESVVEDALARIPGSRAVTLARAGHVPFFDDPDGFQKATGEFLRELVAAGQHVTA; this is translated from the coding sequence ATGGCAGACCTGGAGTTCGGACAACTCGACGTCCGGTACGCCGACCACGAGACGCTGGTGCTCGACGGCGGTGTGGAGCTGAGCTACGAGGTGCGCGGCGAGGGCCCCGCCGTCGTCATGCTCAACAACTTCGCCATGGTGAGCCCCTTCTGGCACGGCTTCACCACCCAGCTGGAGGGCGACTTCCAGCTCATCAACTACGACCTGCGCAACCAGGGCAACTCCAAGCCCGGCCCGGAGAAGGTCCGCTTCGTGGACCACGTCGAGGACCTCAAGGCCCTCCTCGACCACCTCAAGGTGGACAAGACGTACCTGATCGGCACCTCGATCTCCACCCTCATCGTGCGCGACTTCGCGCTCAGGTACCCCGAGCGGGTCGCGGGCCTGGTCCTGGTCGGCCCGGCGTTCTCGCCCAACGGCGGCCTGCGCCGCGAGCTGGTCACCCGTTCCTGGGTGGCGAGCCTGGACTCGGGCGGCATCCCGCAGTTCTTCAACCACCTGTACGCCATGTCCTTCTGCGACCAGACCATCAACGGCGGCGGCCTGCCCGCCTACCTGGCGCTGCGCGACAGCTTCGCCTCGCTGTTCACCGCCGAGGGCATCAAGGAGAACTTCCTCGCCTCCCTCGAACTGGACGACAACCCCGAGCTGCTGTCCCGGATCGCCGCGCCCACCCTGCTCATCCTCGGCGACGGCGACTTCTCCTGGAGCGAGTCGGTCGTCGAGGACGCGCTGGCCCGCATCCCGGGATCGCGCGCCGTGACGCTGGCCCGCGCCGGCCACGTGCCCTTCTTCGACGACCCGGACGGCTTCCAGAAGGCCACCGGCGAGTTCCTGCGCGAACTGGTGGCGGCCGGCCAGCACGTCACGGCCTGA
- a CDS encoding SDR family oxidoreductase, with translation MTIRLLTGATGFVGGTVVLELLERTEGVIYAMVRGSDDKVATKRLHEALNGLAEGYGRPELATAIAERTRAVRGDMTVAGGGVDLTTAPRIDELWHCAASLRYEEEYREEIEAQNIGGTRNILQLAQDLGATTFNYVSTSYVAGARRGLIREERATDTSVANNSYERSKIQAEALVLDAADRMRIRVLRPSIVIGHSVTRHGINWSGMYGFARQVLLFKRVAGRRLGVEMLPDTPVRLLADPESRLNFVPVDMVARNAVSIALSDSPETFFHLANAEQPTTSDIITTVMDLVGLPSPIWASDTTDFTPVDDVFDKGMDFYRPHMKNSKTFDLTHTDAVCGADASRAPMGIDDLAEYVLYFLRQQRGFDESAGLGRVVKPAAERLRVA, from the coding sequence ATGACGATCCGTCTGCTGACCGGGGCCACCGGCTTTGTCGGCGGCACCGTGGTCCTGGAACTGCTGGAGCGCACCGAGGGCGTCATCTACGCCATGGTGCGCGGCAGCGACGACAAGGTAGCAACCAAGCGCCTGCACGAGGCGCTGAACGGCCTGGCTGAGGGCTACGGACGCCCCGAGCTGGCCACCGCCATCGCCGAGCGCACCCGGGCCGTCCGCGGCGACATGACGGTCGCCGGCGGCGGCGTCGACCTGACCACCGCCCCCCGGATCGACGAGCTGTGGCACTGCGCGGCGTCGCTGCGGTACGAGGAGGAGTACCGCGAGGAGATCGAGGCGCAGAACATCGGCGGCACCCGCAACATCCTCCAGCTCGCCCAGGACCTCGGCGCCACCACGTTCAACTACGTCAGCACCTCCTACGTCGCGGGCGCCCGGCGCGGCCTGATCCGCGAGGAGCGCGCCACCGACACCTCGGTGGCCAACAACAGCTACGAGCGCTCCAAGATCCAGGCCGAGGCGCTGGTCCTGGACGCCGCCGACCGGATGCGTATCCGCGTGCTGCGCCCCAGCATCGTCATCGGGCACAGCGTCACCCGGCACGGCATCAACTGGTCCGGCATGTACGGCTTCGCCCGCCAGGTGCTGCTCTTCAAGCGGGTGGCCGGACGCCGGCTCGGCGTGGAGATGCTGCCCGACACGCCCGTGCGGCTGCTGGCCGACCCCGAGTCCCGGCTGAACTTCGTGCCGGTGGACATGGTGGCCCGCAACGCGGTCTCCATCGCGCTCTCCGACTCCCCGGAGACCTTCTTCCACCTGGCCAACGCCGAGCAGCCCACCACCAGCGACATCATCACCACGGTGATGGACCTGGTCGGCCTGCCCAGCCCCATCTGGGCCTCGGACACCACCGACTTCACGCCCGTGGACGACGTCTTCGACAAGGGCATGGACTTCTACCGCCCGCACATGAAGAACAGCAAGACGTTCGACCTGACGCACACCGACGCGGTGTGCGGCGCGGACGCCTCGCGGGCTCCGATGGGCATCGACGACCTGGCCGAGTACGTCCTGTACTTCCTCCGCCAGCAGCGGGGGTTCGACGAGAGCGCCGGCCTCGGGCGCGTGGTCAAGCCCGCCGCCGAACGCCTGCGCGTGGCCTAG
- a CDS encoding phosphopantetheine-binding protein, with protein sequence MHSPEAVAEKLRALLEDIVGGAVPLDEPGARTVPLWNLGLTSTGFMRLLDAIDETFGVEWDLLDSVDAVSSFDNLVAHIAAEPDTRAAVREGADQ encoded by the coding sequence ATGCACAGCCCGGAAGCGGTAGCGGAGAAGCTGCGCGCCCTGCTGGAGGACATAGTCGGCGGCGCCGTGCCGCTGGACGAGCCGGGTGCCCGCACGGTGCCGCTGTGGAACCTCGGCCTGACCTCGACCGGCTTCATGCGCCTGCTCGACGCCATCGACGAGACGTTCGGCGTCGAGTGGGACCTGTTGGACTCGGTCGACGCCGTCTCCTCGTTCGACAACCTGGTGGCGCACATCGCCGCCGAGCCCGACACCCGCGCGGCCGTCCGCGAGGGAGCCGACCAGTGA
- a CDS encoding class I adenylate-forming enzyme family protein — protein sequence MSRRTMALATAPAEAARRHPGASLYLDRPLDLFPAAGTELSFVDFRDRVDQAAGLLAAAGVGSGGRVVIVKRPNFDVPLLAFACARIGAVPVLVHDAVGAASLGALVRTAEPVAIVTDAAVEAGGTLAEVAADAAPRWYVGDAGAHGRSLGDLDPAPLPALAVPPQDSPQLVTHSSGTTGVPKLVVHSVKSFAGHAKPQVMIGRVLRVNDPLLMCLSPVHARSMSGMLAILALGVPLGFMVDPEPANAAAMMARVRPGLLETVPNVFIRWEEVAEERPELFAGVRMFLSSFDAAHPRTINTLLRVAKPKARYLQAYGQSETGPVTVKLHRLGGGCEDGRCVGKPVFGHTRIRISDEDGDTDLGKQTPGAIFARSGGITPSYIGYPDQRKNGWWAMGDYGMVSKKGCLHLYDRLVDRASGVDSLLATEDHILESIPQLTEAVLIPVEDGLPVPLVCTRGDLPLDPVAWAAATKELPPLADPVHCRWDDIPHTATWKVKRLEVARRLAAGELTRLAER from the coding sequence GTGAGCCGGCGCACCATGGCGCTGGCCACCGCGCCGGCGGAGGCCGCGCGCCGCCACCCAGGCGCCTCCCTCTACCTGGACCGCCCGCTCGACCTGTTCCCGGCCGCCGGCACCGAGCTGAGCTTCGTGGACTTCCGCGACCGCGTCGACCAGGCCGCGGGCCTGCTCGCCGCCGCCGGGGTCGGCTCCGGCGGCCGGGTCGTCATCGTCAAGCGGCCCAACTTCGACGTGCCGCTGCTCGCCTTCGCGTGCGCCCGTATCGGCGCCGTGCCCGTGCTGGTGCACGACGCGGTCGGGGCGGCCTCGCTGGGCGCTCTGGTGCGTACCGCCGAACCGGTCGCGATCGTCACCGACGCCGCCGTCGAGGCCGGCGGCACCCTGGCCGAGGTGGCCGCCGACGCCGCGCCCCGCTGGTACGTCGGCGACGCCGGAGCCCACGGCCGCTCGCTCGGCGACCTCGACCCCGCGCCACTGCCCGCCCTTGCCGTACCGCCTCAGGACTCGCCGCAGTTGGTCACGCACAGCTCCGGCACCACCGGGGTGCCCAAGCTGGTGGTGCACTCCGTCAAGAGCTTCGCCGGGCACGCCAAGCCACAGGTCATGATCGGCCGGGTGCTGCGCGTCAACGACCCGCTGCTGATGTGCCTGTCGCCGGTGCACGCGCGCAGCATGTCCGGCATGCTCGCCATCCTCGCCCTCGGCGTGCCGCTGGGCTTCATGGTCGACCCGGAGCCGGCCAACGCCGCCGCCATGATGGCCCGGGTCCGCCCCGGCCTCCTGGAGACCGTGCCCAACGTGTTCATCCGCTGGGAGGAGGTGGCCGAGGAGCGGCCCGAACTCTTCGCGGGCGTACGGATGTTCCTCAGCTCCTTCGACGCCGCGCACCCCAGGACCATCAACACGCTGCTGCGGGTCGCCAAGCCGAAGGCCCGTTACCTCCAGGCGTACGGCCAGTCCGAGACCGGCCCCGTCACCGTCAAGCTGCACAGGCTCGGCGGCGGCTGCGAGGACGGCCGTTGCGTGGGCAAGCCGGTCTTCGGGCACACCAGGATCCGCATCAGCGACGAGGACGGCGACACCGACCTCGGCAAGCAGACCCCCGGCGCGATCTTCGCCCGCTCCGGCGGCATCACCCCCAGCTACATCGGCTACCCCGACCAGCGGAAGAACGGCTGGTGGGCGATGGGGGACTACGGGATGGTCAGCAAGAAGGGCTGCCTGCACCTGTACGACCGGCTGGTGGACCGCGCCAGCGGCGTGGACAGCTTGCTGGCCACCGAGGACCACATCCTGGAGAGCATCCCGCAGCTCACCGAGGCCGTGCTGATCCCGGTCGAGGACGGGCTGCCGGTGCCGCTGGTGTGCACGCGCGGCGACCTGCCGCTCGACCCGGTGGCCTGGGCGGCGGCGACCAAGGAACTGCCGCCGCTGGCGGACCCGGTGCACTGCCGCTGGGACGACATCCCGCACACCGCCACCTGGAAGGTCAAGCGACTCGAGGTCGCGCGCCGGCTCGCCGCCGGCGAGCTGACCCGGCTCGCGGAACGGTAA
- a CDS encoding transglutaminase domain-containing protein — protein sequence MTTDHRNAAGDPPASRLEAMKRGVEKMIPVPTGHRDPRLGVEEAAHQLGCDTGLVEQLVAAGFPAEETPDGPRFDYHDVMNLGLQSGTGRSVAELGERSCMRLATGKPESWTATRNWRVRLAATVEGSPESVVAPLPPAPKVLGGELVDWRVDVDGPGTAEARLTTRGLVDSPRTDAVRDIHDQLLDELATGVYQYGWIPGTLRAEPRTALAHRMADCVVSAWLMRERAEEAGLRARTRKGFLLGLIGVEHAWTEVYEEGRWLVLDPVLAYLGGRQRNTAPEFADFCRGSIHNRVLAWDRTAEETLADHVSANGERILVDCRPLPLAD from the coding sequence ATGACGACCGACCACCGGAACGCGGCGGGCGACCCGCCGGCCTCGCGGCTCGAGGCCATGAAGCGCGGCGTGGAGAAGATGATCCCGGTGCCCACCGGGCACCGGGACCCCAGGCTCGGCGTGGAGGAGGCGGCCCACCAACTCGGCTGCGACACGGGCCTGGTGGAGCAGCTCGTGGCGGCCGGCTTCCCGGCCGAGGAGACGCCGGACGGCCCGCGGTTCGACTACCACGACGTGATGAACCTGGGCCTGCAGTCGGGCACCGGCCGGTCGGTGGCCGAACTCGGCGAGCGCTCCTGCATGCGGCTGGCCACGGGCAAGCCGGAGAGCTGGACGGCGACCCGCAACTGGCGCGTGCGGCTCGCCGCCACCGTCGAGGGGTCGCCCGAGTCCGTGGTCGCCCCGCTGCCCCCGGCGCCCAAGGTGCTCGGCGGCGAACTCGTCGACTGGCGGGTGGACGTCGACGGCCCCGGCACCGCCGAGGCCCGCCTGACCACCCGGGGCCTGGTGGACAGCCCGCGCACCGACGCCGTGCGCGACATCCACGACCAGCTCCTGGACGAACTGGCCACCGGCGTCTACCAGTACGGCTGGATCCCCGGCACGCTGCGCGCCGAGCCGCGCACCGCGCTCGCCCACCGGATGGCCGACTGCGTGGTCTCCGCCTGGCTGATGCGCGAGCGCGCCGAGGAGGCCGGCCTGCGCGCCCGCACCCGCAAGGGGTTCCTGCTCGGCCTCATCGGCGTCGAGCACGCCTGGACCGAGGTGTACGAGGAGGGGCGCTGGCTGGTGCTCGACCCGGTGCTCGCCTATCTCGGCGGACGCCAGCGCAATACCGCCCCGGAGTTCGCCGACTTCTGCCGAGGTTCCATTCACAACCGCGTACTCGCCTGGGACCGAACGGCCGAAGAGACACTGGCCGATCACGTCTCTGCCAATGGCGAGCGAATTCTGGTCGACTGCCGCCCGCTGCCACTGGCCGACTGA